CGGCGTCATTCAGGATTTGAAATCTATCGGCGCGATTTGCCGTGAACGCGGCGTTTTCTTCCACACCGACGCGGTTCAAGGCGTTGGCAAGTTGCCGTTCAATGTCGATGAAATGAACGTCGATATGGCGTCGATTACCGGCCACAAGATTTACGGACCGAAGGGTATCGGCGCGCTTTATGTGCGTTCGCGCAAACCGCGCGTCCGTCTTTCGCCGTTGTTCTATGGCGGCGGTCACGAAAAAGGCATGCGCTCTGGCACGCTGAACACGCCCGGCATCGTCGGTCTGGGCAAAGCGTGCGAAATCTACAATGGCCCCGAACGCGAAGAAGAAGCCGCGCGCATGATGGCGTTGCGCGACCGTTTGTGGAAAGGCTTGAGCGAAAACCTCGATCACATTTATCTCAACGGCAGCATGGAGCATCGCTTGCCTGGCAACCTCAATGTTTCGTTTGAGTTCGTCGAAGGCGAAAGCATCCTGATGGCGATGAAAGAAATCGCGGTTTCGTCGGGTTCGGCTTGCACTTCGGCCAGCCTTGAGCCTTCGCATGTGATGAAAGCGCTCGGCTTGGGCGATGAACTCGCGCATTCCTCAATTCGCTTCACCTTTGGACGCCAGAACACCGAAGAAGAAGTCGATTACGTGATTGACGTCGTAACCGGCGCCATCAAGCGTCTGCGCGATTTGTCACCGATTTACGAAATGTTCCTGGAAGGCGTCGATCTTTCCTCGATTCAATGGGCGGATGCCGCAGGGCATCATTAAATAGTACGGTCGATTTCGACCGTACCTTTGCAGGAGAATTATCATGGCTTACAGCGAAAAAGTAGTCGATCATTATGAGAACCCACGCAACGTTGGTTCGCTCGACAAGAGCGACCCGACGGTTGGTACCGGCCTTGCCGGTGCGCCTTCTTGCGGCGACGTAATGAAGTTGCAAATCAAAATCAACGACGCGGGCATCATTGAAGACGCAAAGTTCAAAACCTTCGGTTGCGGTTCGGCGATTGCGTCGAGCAGCCTTGCGACTGAATGGCTCAAGGGCCGCACTGTCGAAGAAGCGCGCGCGATGAAGAACACCGCGATTGTTGAAGAACTCAACCTTCCTCCGGTTAAGATTCACTGTTCGGTTTTGGCCGAAGAAGCAGTGAAAGCAGCGTTGGAAGATTACGACAAGAAGCAGGCCGCGCGCGAAGGCGTTGCCGAAATGAGCGCCGTCGGAGCCTAACTTCTTCGTGAGAATTTAAAGTACGGTCGAATTCGACCGTACTTTTTTCTTGTATGATTCACGACCTCCATTTCCAGCCCGACGGCACGTTGCGCGCGACTTCGACGCTCGATCATTTCGAGTTTTTCGGATTGCCGCGCGCTCTGCGTCTCGATGCGACACAGCTCGAAGCCGATTATTTCGCGCTTTCACGCCGCTTTCATCCCGACTTTTTCGTCTCGCAAGATGCCGAACAGCAAATTTTGGCGCTCGAAAAAACGTCGACGCTGAATAATGCCTATCGCACCTTGAAAGACCCGATTGACCGCGCCGAATATCTGGTCGAATTGGAAACCGGCGTCGTGTTTGGGGAAAGTGGCGAAGCGCGTCAGGTGCCGAACGAGCTGTTGATGGAAGTGATGGAAATCCGCGAGCAAATCATGGATTTTCAGATGGCCGACGAAG
The Abditibacteriaceae bacterium DNA segment above includes these coding regions:
- a CDS encoding IscS subfamily cysteine desulfurase, which codes for MSLKLPVYFDHSATTPVDKRVLEAMLPFFTEDFGNAASRNHPFGWKAEEAIDTAREQVAALIGAQPKEIIFTSGATESDNLALFGTAYFLKEKGNHIITVNTEHKAILDACLKLEREGFEVTYLGVNSEGLIDIDELRAAITDKTILVSVMFVNNEIGVIQDLKSIGAICRERGVFFHTDAVQGVGKLPFNVDEMNVDMASITGHKIYGPKGIGALYVRSRKPRVRLSPLFYGGGHEKGMRSGTLNTPGIVGLGKACEIYNGPEREEEAARMMALRDRLWKGLSENLDHIYLNGSMEHRLPGNLNVSFEFVEGESILMAMKEIAVSSGSACTSASLEPSHVMKALGLGDELAHSSIRFTFGRQNTEEEVDYVIDVVTGAIKRLRDLSPIYEMFLEGVDLSSIQWADAAGHH
- the hscB gene encoding Fe-S protein assembly co-chaperone HscB produces the protein MIHDLHFQPDGTLRATSTLDHFEFFGLPRALRLDATQLEADYFALSRRFHPDFFVSQDAEQQILALEKTSTLNNAYRTLKDPIDRAEYLVELETGVVFGESGEARQVPNELLMEVMEIREQIMDFQMADEDEREGLRAELEKARGWVCEKLEAADADVEKLASGWDDVTAQVENDRARAYLVGELKNVLSQRRYFSGLARDIDKIL
- the iscU gene encoding Fe-S cluster assembly scaffold IscU; the encoded protein is MAYSEKVVDHYENPRNVGSLDKSDPTVGTGLAGAPSCGDVMKLQIKINDAGIIEDAKFKTFGCGSAIASSSLATEWLKGRTVEEARAMKNTAIVEELNLPPVKIHCSVLAEEAVKAALEDYDKKQAAREGVAEMSAVGA